From the Salinigranum rubrum genome, the window CTGACGAAACACCGGCAGGTTGCGTACGAACGACAGACACTCTCGGAGGAAGACCGTATTACGTCGCGAGTCGAGACGATCGGACGGCTTAGGAATCGAGTTACTGCCGTCGCCGAACGCGCAGTCGCAGAGTTTTCGGAGGCGGATCAATCCACTGAAGACGATGAACATCGCGTTACCGTGTTGGTGCAAGTACATTGTGACCAATGCA encodes:
- the rdfA gene encoding rod-determining factor RdfA, coding for MTSRVETIGRLRNRVTAVAERAVAEFSEADQSTEDDEHRVTVLVQVHCDQCNTQYPITEFLRNGGCNCRSVDD